A window from Zingiber officinale cultivar Zhangliang chromosome 7A, Zo_v1.1, whole genome shotgun sequence encodes these proteins:
- the LOC122002515 gene encoding uncharacterized protein LOC122002515, with the protein MAVQIAGGFLQWSQLSAAPSPSAMRMVLSSPFLTAGPSKLSRAGSVELRRRRRSEEQALRCACSANAEHFEGDAGELARKIEELAFELQRRMGDGGWRCEGGGASSAAPSASFFSPDSEGSSVSPMPDWLSLRPDPPDWSTQMVPASVEMNANSVDLPLSLRIIKRRKRLEKGWFREASDMACCSVKRAFSSMVFMIRELLSYTLQLRGELFHGDLQGVLAQVQREMNSSFVWLFQHIFSRTPTLMVSLMLLLANFTVYSMGHLDAAAMAAPNSLARSVTESVVIEDHRQSHRDRSPIVKLFSSTGRTASVGGSGVGGGGKTRPVAGATGDERSDDGSSVYRTILPDGISSAPASVNAEKVGENKKGETLDEARSWNAILEEASRMQAATRDAALLDRDTLRRLLSPVTVELEPDVDYPEYLRTELMYQEALSEEPENPLLLANFAQFVYLVRRDLDRAEHYFKRAASSKPADADALSRYASFLWLAKKDLEAAEETYLEAISADPSNTFHAANYAHFLWNTGGEDTCFPLNEGGDDQ; encoded by the coding sequence ATGGCGGTTCAGATCGCAGGCGGCTTCCTGCAGTGGTCGCAGCTGTCCGCCGCCCCGTCGCCCTCCGCCATGCGGATGGTTCTCTCCTCGCCCTTCCTCACCGCCGGGCCCTCCAAGCTTTCTCGAGCTGGCTCCGTCGAGCTTCGAAGAAGACGGCGGAGCGAGGAGCAAGCGCTGCGCTGCGCCTGCAGCGCGAACGCTGAGCACTTCGAAGGTGACGCTGGGGAGCTGGCGCGGAAGATCGAGGAATTGGCCTTCGAGCTCCAGCGGCGGATGGGAGACGGAGGATGGAGGTGCGAAGGCGGTGGCGCTTCCTCGGCCGCCCCCTCTGCTTCCTTTTTCAGCCCCGATTCAGAGGGTTCTTCTGTGTCGCCTATGCCGGATTGGCTGTCCCTCCGGCCGGATCCGCCAGACTGGTCCACCCAGATGGTGCCGGCGAGCGTGGAGATGAACGCCAACAGCGTGGATCTGCCGCTGTCGCTGCGGATCATCAAGCGGCGGAAGCGGCTGGAGAAAGGGTGGTTCCGAGAGGCGAGCGATATGGCTTGCTGCTCCGTCAAGCGCGCCTTCTCGTCGATGGTGTTCATGATCCGCGAGCTGCTTAGTTACACTCTCCAGCTGCGGGGCGAGCTCTTCCACGGAGACCTCCAGGGGGTCCTCGCGCAGGTGCAGCGCGAGATGAATTCTTCATTCGTCTGGCTCTTCCAGCACATCTTCTCCCGCACGCCGACCCTCATGGTCTCCCTCATGCTCCTCCTCGCCAATTTCACCGTCTACTCCATGGGCCACCTCGATGCCGCCGCTATGGCGGCGCCCAATTCGCTGGCGCGATCGGTGACCGAGTCGGTTGTGATTGAGGACCACCGCCAGAGCCACCGCGACCGCTCCCCCATCGTTAAGTTGTTCTCCTCCACTGGGCGAACTGCTTCCGTTGGAGGCAGCGGCGTGGGTGGTGGAGGGAAGACGAGGCCGGTGGCCGGTGCAACGGGTGACGAGCGGTCGGATGATGGATCCTCTGTCTACCGGACGATCCTCCCCGACGGGATTTCGAGTGCTCCTGCTTCCGTCAACGCAGAGAAGGTGGGGGAAAACAAAAAGGGAGAAACGTTGGATGAAGCAAGATCTTGGAATGCCATCCTCGAGGAGGCGTCGAGGATGCAAGCGGCCACGAGGGACGCGGCGCTCCTGGATCGGGATACGCTCCGGCGGCTCCTATCGCCTGTGACGGTCGAGCTTGAGCCCGACGTCGACTACCCGGAATACCTGCGCACCGAGTTGATGTACCAAGAGGCCCTGTCGGAGGAGCCGGAGAACCCGCTTCTCCTTGCCAACTTCGCACAGTTCGTCTACCTCGTCCGCCGCGATCTCGACAGGGCGGAGCACTACTTCAAGAGGGCGGCGTCGTCGAAGCCGGCGGACGCCGACGCGCTGAGTCGGTACGCAAGCTTCCTTTGGCTAGCGAAAAAGGACCTGGAAGCGGCGGAGGAGACCTACTTGGAAGCCATCTCCGCCGATCCCAGTAACACCTTCCACGCCGCCAATTACGCCCACTTCTTGTGGAACACCGGCGGCGAGGACACTTGCTTCCCCCTCAACGAAGGCGGCGACGACCAGTAG